A window of Ruminococcus champanellensis 18P13 = JCM 17042 contains these coding sequences:
- a CDS encoding UDP-N-acetylmuramoyl-tripeptide--D-alanyl-D-alanine ligase: MERVTLTEIAQAVGGTLSNCPDCAVTEISTDTRTITPGCVFLALRGARFDGHTFARQACEQGAVAVISDHVIPDCPCIVVDSTGKALLAFAAYYRRKFQPFFVGVTGSVGKTTTKNMIALVLSTHCKTLKTAGNLNNEIGLPKTLMGLDSTYKAAVVEMGMSDFGEISRLSKAAAPSIGVITNIGFSHIAQLKSQEGICRAKLEILDGMAADAPLVVNGDDPYLIPLKTTLSRPVYTYGIKNAGADCRAERIVSENGCTSFDLCWQGTVTPVTLPCIGEHNVMNGAAAFCIGMLAGMEPEEIAGALRTYQPDGMRQNIQQIDDKTVILDCYNASPDSMRASLSVLGQLSVTGRRIGVLGDMLELGEQSRQLHRMVGGLVTPAQVDLLFCYGPESRYIAEEAAKQGVPVQHFTEKEALTEQLRRSLQPGDAVLFKASRGMQLESVAKALFPALAV, translated from the coding sequence ATGGAACGGGTTACATTAACAGAAATCGCACAGGCGGTGGGCGGCACGCTTTCCAACTGCCCGGACTGTGCTGTGACAGAGATCTCAACCGATACCCGGACGATCACACCGGGTTGTGTATTTCTTGCACTGCGGGGTGCCCGGTTTGATGGGCATACCTTTGCCAGACAGGCATGCGAACAGGGGGCAGTGGCGGTAATCTCGGATCATGTGATCCCGGATTGTCCCTGTATTGTGGTGGACAGTACGGGTAAGGCACTGCTCGCATTTGCCGCATACTATCGCCGGAAGTTTCAGCCCTTCTTTGTGGGGGTAACCGGAAGTGTGGGCAAGACCACCACAAAAAATATGATCGCACTGGTACTGAGCACCCATTGCAAGACCTTGAAAACTGCCGGTAATCTGAATAATGAGATCGGATTGCCCAAAACTCTGATGGGTCTGGATTCTACTTATAAGGCAGCAGTGGTGGAGATGGGTATGTCAGATTTCGGAGAGATTTCCCGGTTGTCCAAGGCGGCTGCACCCAGCATCGGCGTGATTACCAACATTGGCTTTTCCCACATTGCCCAGCTGAAATCCCAGGAAGGAATTTGCAGGGCGAAGCTGGAGATCCTGGATGGCATGGCGGCGGATGCGCCCTTGGTGGTGAATGGGGATGATCCCTATCTGATCCCTCTGAAAACCACCCTGTCCCGTCCGGTGTATACCTATGGAATCAAGAATGCAGGAGCGGATTGCCGGGCGGAGCGTATCGTGTCTGAAAACGGATGCACCAGCTTTGATCTGTGCTGGCAGGGTACCGTTACCCCTGTGACCCTGCCCTGCATCGGGGAACATAATGTGATGAATGGGGCTGCTGCCTTCTGTATCGGTATGCTGGCAGGCATGGAGCCGGAGGAGATTGCCGGGGCTTTGCGTACTTACCAGCCGGACGGCATGCGGCAGAATATCCAGCAGATTGACGACAAAACTGTAATCCTGGATTGCTACAATGCAAGCCCGGATTCCATGCGGGCATCCCTGTCCGTGCTGGGGCAGCTTTCTGTGACCGGCAGGCGCATCGGGGTGCTGGGGGATATGCTGGAGCTTGGGGAGCAGTCCCGACAGCTGCACCGGATGGTGGGCGGTCTGGTTACACCGGCGCAGGTGGATCTGTTGTTCTGCTACGGACCGGAAAGCCGGTACATTGCGGAGGAGGCTGCCAAACAGGGCGTGCCTGTGCAGCATTTTACGGAGAAAGAAGCCTTGACAGAGCAGCTGCGGCGCAGCTTGCAGCCAGGGGATGCGGTGCTGTTCAAGGCCAGCCGGGGCATGCAGCTGGAGTCCGTGGCAAAGGCACTTTTTCCGGCGCTTGCAGTATAA
- the mraZ gene encoding division/cell wall cluster transcriptional repressor MraZ yields the protein MGEYLHNMDAKGRVSFPTKLREILGETFYVTKTIDKHCLTVYPQEEWEKLSNKVAQLPQAKSANIRRVLFSGAGELNPDKQGRVLIPQHLREYAGLDKDVMVIGACNVAEIWDKAAWDDFNGSFDTADLMEVMGEYNV from the coding sequence ATGGGTGAATACCTGCATAATATGGACGCCAAGGGCAGAGTCAGCTTTCCTACAAAGCTCCGTGAAATACTTGGCGAAACGTTTTATGTCACCAAAACCATTGACAAGCACTGTTTGACAGTGTATCCCCAGGAAGAGTGGGAGAAGCTTTCAAACAAGGTTGCGCAGTTGCCCCAGGCAAAAAGCGCCAATATCCGGCGTGTTTTGTTCTCGGGAGCCGGTGAACTGAACCCTGACAAACAGGGTCGGGTACTGATCCCACAGCACTTGCGGGAGTATGCGGGTCTGGATAAGGATGTGATGGTCATCGGTGCGTGCAATGTGGCTGAAATATGGGACAAGGCGGCATGGGACGATTTCAACGGCTCGTTCGATACAGCGGATCTGATGGAGGTCATGGGTGAGTACAATGTCTAA
- a CDS encoding UDP-N-acetylmuramoyl-L-alanyl-D-glutamate--2,6-diaminopimelate ligase, whose product MKLYQVLEETATALPDQEITCLADDTRKVQPGCLFFCIRGNRFDGHDAAAEMLEQGAAAVVAERDLGLGDRQILVPDTRIAYGRACAAWFDHPERKMKMIGVTGTNGKTTMTNVIKYILTNNGHKVGLVGTIQNEIGDEIVHTDNTTPMAFDLMQLFDRMYRAGCDTVVMEVSSFGLVQRRIGPTHFQTAVFTNLTQDHLDYHKNMEDYYQAKRMLFEVCDLAICNIDDAYGQRLYKEITCEKCSYGCHENADFYADVIKIRPTETSFWFCSQGKSHQVTMKMTGMFNVSNVTAAMGVCLKCGVPMERIIASVSRYNGVKGRCEVIPTGRDFSVICDYAHTPDAIENILSNVRGYTEGRLICLFGCGGNRDSAKRPLMAKAAAKYADHLVITSDNPRDEKPEAIIADILAGLTDSKVSYDVVVDRIEAIYHALRIARAGDVIVLAGKGHEDYQILAGNKHIHLDEREVVAKGLTLLDAAHETTEKRD is encoded by the coding sequence ATGAAATTATATCAGGTATTGGAAGAAACAGCTACTGCTTTGCCGGATCAGGAAATCACCTGTCTTGCAGACGATACCCGGAAGGTGCAGCCAGGCTGTCTGTTCTTCTGTATCCGGGGCAACCGGTTTGATGGCCACGATGCAGCAGCGGAGATGCTGGAACAGGGTGCAGCCGCAGTGGTTGCAGAGCGTGACCTGGGACTGGGCGATCGTCAGATCCTGGTGCCGGATACCCGGATCGCATACGGCAGAGCCTGTGCTGCCTGGTTTGACCATCCGGAGCGGAAAATGAAGATGATTGGGGTCACGGGCACCAACGGCAAGACCACTATGACCAATGTGATCAAGTACATTCTCACGAACAATGGGCATAAGGTGGGGCTGGTGGGTACCATTCAGAATGAAATCGGGGACGAGATCGTCCACACGGACAATACCACCCCCATGGCGTTTGATCTGATGCAGCTGTTTGACCGGATGTACCGGGCTGGCTGCGATACGGTGGTCATGGAGGTTTCCTCCTTTGGTCTGGTGCAGCGTCGGATCGGCCCCACCCATTTCCAGACTGCTGTGTTTACGAATCTGACCCAGGATCACCTGGATTACCACAAGAATATGGAAGATTATTACCAGGCAAAGCGCATGCTGTTTGAGGTATGCGATCTGGCGATCTGCAACATTGACGATGCCTATGGACAGCGGCTATACAAGGAGATTACCTGTGAGAAGTGTTCCTATGGCTGCCATGAAAATGCGGATTTCTATGCGGACGTGATCAAGATCCGCCCCACAGAGACCAGCTTCTGGTTTTGCAGCCAGGGGAAATCCCACCAGGTCACCATGAAGATGACCGGCATGTTCAACGTGTCCAATGTGACCGCTGCCATGGGAGTATGTCTGAAATGCGGCGTGCCCATGGAGCGGATCATCGCTTCCGTGTCCCGGTATAACGGAGTGAAGGGACGGTGCGAGGTGATCCCCACGGGGCGGGATTTCTCCGTGATCTGCGACTATGCCCACACGCCGGACGCCATTGAAAATATTCTTTCCAATGTACGGGGTTACACGGAGGGCAGACTGATCTGCCTGTTCGGCTGCGGTGGCAACCGGGACAGTGCCAAGCGTCCCTTGATGGCAAAGGCGGCGGCAAAGTATGCGGATCATCTGGTCATCACTTCCGACAATCCCCGGGATGAAAAGCCGGAGGCAATCATTGCGGATATTCTGGCAGGACTCACAGACAGCAAGGTGTCCTACGATGTGGTGGTGGATCGGATCGAGGCGATCTACCACGCATTGCGCATTGCCCGTGCCGGAGATGTGATTGTGCTGGCTGGCAAGGGGCATGAGGATTATCAGATCCTGGCCGGAAACAAGCACATCCATCTGGATGAGCGGGAAGTGGTGGCAAAGGGGCTGACCCTGCTGGATGCCGCACATGAAACTACAGAGAAAAGGGATTGA
- a CDS encoding DNA-directed RNA polymerase subunit alpha, translating into MLEKIEKPEIDTVELRSDGKYGKFVLAPLERGYGITLGNSLRRVLLSSLPGVAVNSVKIDGVHHELSTIPGVKEDVTEIILSIKGLTAKLYGDGPKTVYIEATGECEVTAGDIKTDSEVNILDPGMHIATLGKDASLYMEITLDKGRGYVSAERNKQLMPNLPIDVIAVDSIYTPVLKVNYTVEDTRLGQVTDYDKLTMEVWTDGTISAKEALSQAANLLNEHLKLFVDLSEEASIAEVLVEKDDKGKEKILEMTIEELDLSVRSFNCLKRAGINTVDDLINKSEEEMMKVRNLGKKSFDEVKEKLQSLGFDLSSEEE; encoded by the coding sequence ATGCTGGAAAAAATAGAGAAGCCGGAAATTGACACTGTCGAACTGAGAAGTGACGGGAAATACGGTAAATTCGTTTTGGCTCCGCTGGAGCGTGGCTACGGCATTACGCTCGGCAACAGCCTCAGACGAGTTCTGCTCTCCTCCCTGCCCGGTGTTGCAGTCAATTCTGTAAAGATTGACGGCGTACACCACGAGCTGTCCACGATCCCGGGTGTAAAGGAGGATGTCACTGAGATCATCCTGAGCATCAAGGGTCTGACTGCAAAGCTGTATGGAGACGGCCCGAAGACTGTTTACATTGAAGCGACCGGTGAATGTGAAGTCACTGCGGGCGATATCAAGACTGACTCCGAGGTAAACATCCTGGATCCCGGCATGCACATTGCAACCCTGGGCAAGGACGCTTCCCTTTACATGGAGATCACCCTTGATAAGGGCAGAGGTTATGTATCTGCTGAACGCAACAAGCAGCTGATGCCGAACCTTCCGATTGATGTCATTGCGGTTGATAGTATTTATACTCCTGTTTTGAAGGTAAACTACACGGTTGAGGACACTCGGCTGGGTCAGGTTACCGACTATGACAAGCTGACGATGGAAGTGTGGACCGATGGTACCATTTCCGCAAAGGAAGCGCTGTCACAGGCAGCCAATCTCCTCAACGAGCATCTGAAACTTTTTGTGGATCTGTCTGAAGAGGCAAGCATTGCAGAAGTTTTGGTTGAAAAAGACGATAAGGGTAAGGAAAAAATCCTTGAGATGACCATTGAGGAACTTGACTTATCCGTGCGTTCCTTCAATTGCCTGAAGCGCGCCGGAATTAACACAGTGGACGACTTGATCAACAAGTCTGAAGAAGAAATGATGAAGGTTCGGAACCTCGGTAAGAAATCCTTCGATGAGGTTAAGGAAAAGCTCCAGTCCCTGGGCTTTGACTTGAGTTCCGAGGAAGAATAA
- the rpsK gene encoding 30S ribosomal protein S11 translates to MAQQKGKKITTVRRRRERKNIENGAVHIQSTFNNTIVTISDTQGNVISWASAGEMGFRGSKKSTPFAAQTAAETAAKAAMEHGLKSVEVYVKGPGSGREAAIRALQTVGLEVKLIKDVTPIPHNGCRPPKRRRV, encoded by the coding sequence TTGGCACAGCAAAAGGGTAAGAAGATCACTACCGTGAGAAGACGCAGAGAGCGTAAGAACATTGAAAACGGCGCAGTTCATATCCAGTCTACATTCAACAACACCATCGTGACCATCAGCGACACCCAGGGCAATGTTATTTCTTGGGCAAGTGCAGGCGAGATGGGCTTCAGAGGTTCTAAGAAGTCCACACCGTTCGCAGCACAGACCGCAGCAGAGACTGCTGCAAAGGCTGCTATGGAGCATGGTCTGAAGTCTGTTGAAGTTTATGTAAAGGGACCGGGTTCCGGCCGTGAGGCTGCAATCAGAGCACTGCAGACTGTTGGTCTGGAGGTTAAGCTGATCAAGGATGTAACACCGATTCCCCACAACGGATGCCGTCCTCCCAAGAGACGCCGCGTCTAG
- the rpsD gene encoding 30S ribosomal protein S4, giving the protein MAVSKEPILKRCRHLGISPMVMGISKNSNRNPNANSRKKVSEYGMQLKEKQKLKFIYGVLEKPFYHYFEIAEKMEGKAGDNLITLLESRLDNVAYRMGMALTRREARQLVTHRHFTVNGQRVNIPSYRVKEGDVIALYEGSRSSQKFKDVLEQTANRPVPLWLEANKENFSVKVTRMPKVEDLDYEVEAHLIVELYSK; this is encoded by the coding sequence ATGGCAGTAAGTAAAGAACCGATTCTGAAGAGATGCAGACATCTGGGAATCAGCCCGATGGTTATGGGCATTTCCAAGAATTCTAACAGAAATCCCAACGCAAACAGCAGAAAAAAGGTTTCTGAGTACGGCATGCAGCTGAAGGAAAAGCAGAAGCTGAAGTTCATCTACGGCGTTCTGGAAAAGCCCTTCTACCACTACTTCGAGATCGCTGAGAAGATGGAAGGCAAGGCCGGCGATAACCTGATCACTCTGCTGGAATCCAGACTCGACAACGTTGCTTACAGAATGGGCATGGCTCTGACCAGAAGAGAAGCTCGTCAGCTGGTAACACACAGACACTTCACCGTAAATGGCCAGAGAGTCAACATTCCGTCCTACCGGGTAAAGGAAGGCGATGTGATCGCTCTGTACGAGGGCAGCAGATCCAGCCAGAAGTTCAAGGACGTTCTGGAGCAGACTGCAAACCGTCCGGTTCCGCTGTGGCTGGAAGCAAACAAGGAAAACTTCTCTGTTAAGGTAACGCGTATGCCCAAGGTCGAGGATCTCGACTACGAGGTAGAAGCTCACCTGATCGTCGAGCTGTACTCCAAGTAA
- the mraY gene encoding phospho-N-acetylmuramoyl-pentapeptide-transferase: MPIIWILLATALLSAVFAAAIGRVLIPYLKKIHFGQTILEIGPRWHKNKQGTPIMGGFMFIISSVVTVIAGYVLYRIQCVQDGTDPEIRNGMLRLIACVVFSLLFSCIGFADDYIKAVKKQNLGLRPRQKMAAQFLLCAGFLAVLYALGDHSTELDLIFCKLDLHFFYYPIMILFMIYLSNAVNLTDGVDGLCGTVTAVAMLAFTMICSKEISLYAIAIAGGCLGFLVWNLHPAKCFMGDTGSMYLGGAFVAIGLTTHQHLVMVLVGLVYVLEALSVVIQVSYFKYTAKQHFKKTGEKGKGKRIFKMTPIHHHFEMSGFSEYRIVATFSLFGLIAGTLGVLTVLL, encoded by the coding sequence ATGCCTATCATTTGGATTCTATTAGCAACAGCGCTGCTGTCCGCAGTGTTCGCTGCTGCCATCGGCAGGGTTCTGATTCCGTATCTGAAGAAGATCCATTTCGGACAGACGATTCTGGAGATTGGCCCCCGTTGGCACAAGAACAAGCAGGGTACCCCCATTATGGGTGGTTTTATGTTTATCATCAGCTCCGTGGTCACGGTGATCGCCGGGTATGTGCTGTACCGCATCCAGTGTGTCCAGGACGGCACGGATCCGGAGATCCGGAACGGCATGCTACGGCTGATCGCATGCGTGGTGTTCTCTCTGCTGTTTTCCTGCATCGGCTTTGCGGATGACTACATCAAGGCAGTCAAAAAGCAGAACCTGGGACTTCGACCCAGGCAGAAGATGGCGGCGCAGTTTTTGCTGTGTGCCGGATTCCTGGCTGTGCTGTATGCACTGGGGGATCACTCCACAGAGCTGGATCTGATTTTCTGCAAGCTGGATCTGCATTTCTTCTACTACCCGATCATGATTCTGTTCATGATCTACCTGTCCAATGCGGTGAATCTGACAGACGGGGTAGATGGCTTGTGCGGCACGGTGACAGCCGTTGCCATGCTGGCATTTACCATGATCTGCTCCAAGGAGATATCCTTGTATGCCATTGCCATTGCCGGAGGCTGCCTGGGCTTTCTGGTGTGGAACTTGCATCCCGCAAAGTGCTTTATGGGGGACACAGGCTCCATGTATCTGGGAGGCGCCTTTGTTGCCATTGGACTTACCACCCATCAGCATCTGGTGATGGTTCTGGTGGGACTGGTGTATGTGCTGGAGGCACTGAGCGTGGTGATCCAGGTATCCTACTTCAAATACACCGCAAAGCAGCATTTTAAGAAAACCGGTGAAAAGGGGAAGGGCAAGCGGATCTTTAAGATGACCCCCATTCACCACCATTTTGAGATGTCCGGCTTCAGTGAATACCGCATCGTGGCGACCTTTTCGCTGTTTGGTCTGATTGCCGGTACACTGGGGGTTCTGACGGTTCTGCTGTAA
- the rsmH gene encoding 16S rRNA (cytosine(1402)-N(4))-methyltransferase RsmH, with protein sequence MKFHHISVLPEETIEGLGVKPDGIYVDGTVGGAGHALRIAKLLTDGGKLIALDRDPDAVKTADKRLAQYPAVVVQSNFSQIRQVLDSLGISLVDGVLLDLGVSSHQLDTGSRGFSYHVDAPLDMRMSQTGVSARDLVNTASPEELVRILFEYGEEKFARRIVAEIVEARQKEPIETTLQLAELIKAGVPAKARREKNPCKKTFQAIRIAVNGELDHLTSGLDAAFACLKPGGRLAVITFHSLEDRLVKQKFAGWCKGCICPPDFPVCVCGHTPQGRLVNRKPIEAKPEELEENNRSRSAKLRIIERS encoded by the coding sequence ATGAAATTTCATCATATTTCGGTTCTGCCGGAAGAAACAATAGAAGGACTCGGCGTGAAGCCCGACGGCATTTATGTAGACGGAACAGTCGGTGGTGCTGGACATGCACTGCGGATTGCGAAGCTGCTGACTGACGGCGGTAAGCTGATCGCACTCGACAGAGACCCTGATGCGGTAAAGACAGCGGACAAGCGTCTTGCTCAATACCCGGCAGTGGTGGTTCAAAGCAATTTCTCACAGATCAGACAGGTGCTGGACAGCCTGGGAATTTCCCTGGTGGACGGTGTTCTGCTGGATCTGGGCGTATCATCCCATCAGCTTGATACGGGTTCCCGGGGCTTTTCCTATCACGTGGATGCGCCCTTGGACATGCGAATGAGCCAGACCGGTGTTTCGGCACGGGATCTGGTGAACACAGCCTCCCCGGAGGAGCTTGTGCGGATTCTCTTTGAATACGGAGAGGAGAAGTTTGCACGGCGAATCGTGGCGGAGATCGTGGAAGCACGTCAGAAGGAACCGATTGAAACGACCTTGCAGCTTGCGGAGCTGATTAAAGCCGGTGTTCCGGCAAAGGCACGCCGTGAGAAAAATCCGTGTAAAAAAACATTCCAGGCAATCAGAATTGCAGTCAACGGCGAGCTGGATCATTTGACGTCCGGGCTTGACGCTGCTTTTGCATGTCTGAAGCCGGGAGGACGACTTGCAGTAATCACGTTCCACTCTCTGGAGGATCGACTGGTGAAGCAGAAATTTGCCGGATGGTGCAAGGGATGCATCTGTCCGCCGGATTTTCCTGTTTGTGTATGCGGACACACACCGCAGGGCAGACTGGTAAACCGGAAGCCCATTGAAGCAAAGCCGGAAGAACTGGAAGAGAACAACCGAAGCAGAAGTGCTAAACTCAGAATTATAGAAAGGAGTTAG
- a CDS encoding penicillin-binding transpeptidase domain-containing protein → MSNRDETTAQMKTRMNVWVLGAMMVLALAVIINLFKVSIIQNKEYQEMANNNHFGSITIPANRGSIYDANGKILAQSATVYKIYIDPVLFRKELSGYTQKETDRMADAAKNGESYTPVDMNAKKDELVQFLARTLDIKEETVREAMEKNTQYYVLKTQVEKPTADQILEYVNNIVVGQEVNKAGEIKDRTISFASITTESDTKRYYPQNSMAASVIGFTNSDGDGLYGLEALYDDYLHGTDGKTISAKDVNGNEMPYRYSKTYDAQDGNSLYLTIDTTLQTYLESNLAEMVTKCQVNNRACGIIMNAKTGAVLAMATYPGFDLNEPYVIADLAVQEYLDTLSEGEYKTAYVEAREKQWKNKAITELYQPGSVFKVITASAGFEESVIKLTDTFNCTGGVVVVDGVPPIHCSKRTGHGVQDFTTALTNSCNPAFMEIGKRLGATKFFQYFSAFGLTEKTGIDLPGEVPSYYKDLEDMGPVDLAVCSFGQTNIVTPIEMITAYAAAINGGYLMKPYVVSKIVDTDGNVIKTTEPEIRRQVVSEETSAIMRKALEDVVNNKGGSNAYIKGYRIGGKSGTSQKIGGSISSGDEDDMQYVASYACFAPADDPEIIMLIMADEPNKAITYYGSTVVVPYARKVLEKVLPYLGYYPEYTEEEQAKLGVKVPFLEDESVETAKSKLDSLGLKYEIVGEGENVYSQTPITGMQVPKGGTVILYSEPIETENTVDVPNVVGMKLSQANALLTSHGLNYVTAGASADRSDVTIVSQSLESGSTVAKWSVMEIEFAVNDHQTG, encoded by the coding sequence ATGTCAAACAGAGATGAAACCACGGCGCAGATGAAAACCCGTATGAACGTCTGGGTGCTGGGTGCCATGATGGTGCTGGCGCTGGCGGTTATTATCAACCTGTTCAAGGTGTCCATCATTCAAAATAAAGAATATCAGGAAATGGCAAACAACAACCACTTCGGCTCGATCACCATTCCGGCAAACCGGGGCTCGATCTACGACGCAAACGGCAAGATCCTTGCCCAGAGTGCTACAGTTTACAAGATCTACATTGACCCGGTGCTGTTTCGCAAGGAGCTTTCTGGATACACCCAGAAGGAAACTGACCGGATGGCGGATGCGGCAAAAAACGGTGAAAGCTACACGCCGGTGGATATGAACGCAAAGAAGGATGAGCTGGTGCAGTTTCTTGCCCGGACCCTGGACATCAAGGAAGAAACCGTCCGGGAGGCAATGGAGAAGAATACCCAGTATTATGTGCTCAAGACCCAGGTGGAAAAGCCCACGGCGGATCAGATCCTGGAGTATGTAAACAATATCGTAGTGGGGCAGGAGGTCAACAAAGCGGGGGAGATCAAGGATCGTACCATCAGCTTTGCTTCCATCACCACTGAAAGTGATACAAAGCGGTACTATCCCCAGAATTCTATGGCGGCTTCCGTCATTGGCTTTACCAACAGCGACGGCGACGGTCTGTATGGTCTGGAGGCTTTGTATGATGATTATCTGCATGGTACGGACGGCAAGACCATTTCCGCAAAGGACGTAAACGGCAACGAGATGCCCTACCGGTACTCCAAGACCTATGACGCCCAGGATGGCAACTCTCTGTACCTGACCATCGACACCACCTTGCAGACCTATCTGGAATCTAACCTGGCGGAGATGGTGACCAAGTGTCAGGTCAACAACCGTGCCTGCGGCATTATTATGAACGCCAAAACCGGTGCGGTACTGGCCATGGCCACTTATCCAGGGTTTGATCTGAATGAACCGTATGTGATTGCGGATCTTGCTGTGCAGGAATATCTGGATACCCTGTCCGAGGGGGAATACAAGACCGCTTATGTGGAAGCCCGGGAAAAGCAGTGGAAAAACAAAGCCATCACCGAGTTGTACCAGCCGGGTTCCGTATTCAAGGTCATAACCGCCTCTGCGGGCTTTGAGGAGTCGGTAATCAAGCTGACGGATACCTTTAACTGTACTGGCGGCGTAGTAGTGGTGGATGGCGTGCCCCCTATCCACTGCAGCAAGCGAACCGGTCATGGGGTACAGGATTTTACCACAGCGTTGACCAACTCCTGTAACCCGGCGTTTATGGAGATCGGCAAGCGGCTGGGTGCCACCAAATTCTTTCAGTACTTCTCCGCCTTCGGATTGACGGAAAAAACCGGCATCGATCTGCCAGGCGAGGTACCCAGCTATTATAAAGACCTGGAGGATATGGGCCCGGTGGATCTGGCGGTATGCTCCTTTGGTCAGACCAATATTGTAACCCCCATCGAAATGATCACTGCCTATGCGGCAGCCATCAACGGAGGCTACCTGATGAAGCCCTATGTGGTCAGCAAGATCGTGGACACGGACGGGAACGTCATCAAGACCACGGAGCCGGAGATCCGGCGCCAGGTGGTTTCGGAAGAAACCAGTGCGATTATGCGGAAGGCGCTGGAGGACGTGGTGAACAACAAGGGCGGCAGTAACGCATACATCAAGGGCTACCGGATCGGCGGCAAGTCTGGTACCTCCCAGAAGATCGGCGGCAGCATTTCCTCCGGAGATGAAGATGATATGCAGTATGTGGCTTCTTATGCATGCTTTGCTCCGGCAGATGATCCGGAGATCATCATGCTGATTATGGCGGATGAGCCCAACAAGGCCATTACCTACTACGGCAGTACAGTTGTCGTACCCTATGCAAGAAAGGTTCTGGAAAAGGTTCTGCCGTATCTGGGATATTATCCTGAATATACCGAAGAGGAGCAGGCAAAGCTAGGTGTAAAGGTGCCCTTCCTGGAGGATGAATCGGTGGAAACGGCAAAATCCAAGCTGGATAGCCTGGGGCTGAAATATGAGATCGTGGGAGAGGGCGAGAACGTATACTCCCAGACGCCCATTACAGGTATGCAGGTGCCCAAGGGCGGCACGGTGATCCTGTATTCCGAGCCAATCGAAACGGAAAACACGGTGGATGTTCCCAATGTGGTGGGCATGAAGCTGTCCCAGGCCAATGCGCTGCTGACCAGTCACGGTCTGAACTATGTCACAGCAGGCGCATCCGCTGACCGGAGCGACGTGACCATTGTGTCCCAGTCTCTGGAGTCGGGATCCACGGTTGCAAAGTGGAGTGTTATGGAAATCGAATTTGCGGTAAACGATCACCAGACCGGCTGA
- the rplQ gene encoding 50S ribosomal protein L17 — protein sequence MPGTRKLGRTTDHRKAMLRAMVTYLLENGQIETTVTRAKEVRAVAEKMITIGKNDDLHSKRQVFAYVTKESVAKKLFDEIAPKYADKNGGYTRIIKTGPRRGDAAEMAIIQLV from the coding sequence ATGCCGGGTACGAGAAAGTTAGGCAGAACAACAGATCATAGAAAGGCTATGCTCAGAGCTATGGTTACCTACCTGCTGGAGAACGGTCAGATTGAGACCACAGTAACACGGGCGAAGGAAGTCCGGGCAGTTGCTGAGAAGATGATCACCATCGGCAAGAACGATGACCTGCACTCTAAGCGCCAGGTATTTGCATATGTGACCAAGGAGAGCGTTGCAAAGAAGCTGTTCGATGAGATCGCACCGAAGTATGCGGACAAGAACGGCGGCTATACCAGAATCATTAAGACAGGTCCCCGTCGGGGCGATGCAGCAGAGATGGCAATCATCCAGCTGGTTTAA